Proteins encoded within one genomic window of Spiroplasma sabaudiense Ar-1343:
- a CDS encoding carbohydrate ABC transporter permease, producing the protein MTSAKIEQIKKFQKSDLQSLSKDASIKANIKVLKDDYEGFVRNLKDERKFKLAEFSITRNLQRNLYYFFDNIFHKENIKKNKSKMEYYKKRRQELIVDYGYKPTQQKIKIKKKSNNLSIAQVKNRYRDSQKQRVENQLLIAANGNWYENEFVNVPKTQIKVFKQEYSLKKTEFKNYLKSAEFQQMDKFQKQIKICEQKVILGEIQKKFSYDGYLKQAFAENKIEFLKTYIIKKAEYDHKLSESILNYQKLKTTINSESQTLQKKALNELKKQYHNDIKNNFFGMLKKTINFKAYQTKRTDLKNKYISDKKTIIFSNKVLLAKWEIKKIKNDFKQEQAHDKLILVSKNAEATSRIPVQQAKWKKFFACFLGFIIPGTGQIYNGQYIKGLIMYGLTIVIGLLVAYAFGVGNIEGNGILGLITLGNSEYFWSNGDARYFVIEGALGVLFLSFAIIYIIVSARESYLVARAKQNGARVKSWLETKNYFKDEGYPIATSIPAFLLVMFIIFVPIITTILLAFTNYGPNNVSNFEWVGWEQFQIVFNGDWTNTMVSVLGWTAIWTVFNATAAFFLAFILASLVNNQRIKGKILFRLVYILPWAIPGFISILLFKVMFMPGSILSNIFGNDDFQTSPLYAKISLLMIQTWMGYCVNFVLITGILQSIPKDLYEAAEIDGASSLKKTWKVTIPLIIFQMTPILIGQFIGAFNNFSIIYLYLDGGPYDVNSTLFGGAGTTDTVASLIFKLIQGGEVAKASVLNIVVSGVIVAISVGVLLKSKSVKGGTS; encoded by the coding sequence ATGACTTCTGCAAAAATTGAGCAAATTAAAAAATTTCAAAAATCCGATTTACAGTCTTTATCAAAAGATGCCAGTATTAAAGCAAATATAAAAGTTTTAAAAGATGATTATGAAGGATTTGTCAGAAATTTAAAAGATGAAAGAAAATTTAAATTAGCTGAGTTTAGTATTACGAGAAATCTACAAAGAAATTTATATTATTTTTTTGATAACATCTTTCATAAAGAAAATATCAAAAAAAATAAAAGTAAAATGGAATATTATAAGAAAAGACGTCAGGAATTAATTGTTGACTATGGTTATAAACCAACGCAACAAAAAATTAAAATCAAAAAAAAATCAAACAATTTGAGCATCGCTCAAGTCAAAAACAGATATCGCGACTCTCAAAAGCAAAGAGTTGAGAACCAATTACTAATTGCTGCTAATGGAAATTGATATGAAAACGAGTTTGTTAACGTTCCAAAAACTCAAATTAAAGTTTTTAAACAAGAGTATTCACTAAAAAAAACCGAATTTAAAAATTATTTAAAAAGTGCAGAGTTCCAGCAAATGGATAAATTTCAAAAACAAATAAAAATTTGTGAACAAAAAGTAATTCTTGGAGAGATTCAAAAAAAATTTTCATATGATGGATATTTAAAACAGGCGTTTGCAGAAAATAAGATTGAATTTTTAAAAACTTATATTATTAAAAAAGCGGAATATGATCATAAATTAAGTGAAAGTATTTTAAATTATCAAAAATTAAAAACCACAATTAATAGTGAAAGTCAGACACTTCAAAAAAAAGCCTTGAACGAATTAAAAAAACAATACCACAATGATATTAAAAATAATTTTTTTGGTATGCTAAAAAAAACAATTAATTTCAAAGCGTATCAAACTAAAAGAACAGACTTGAAAAATAAATATATTTCTGATAAAAAAACAATTATTTTTTCAAACAAAGTGCTTTTAGCAAAATGAGAAATTAAAAAAATTAAAAATGACTTTAAGCAAGAACAAGCTCATGACAAACTTATTCTTGTTTCAAAAAATGCAGAGGCTACAAGCAGAATACCAGTTCAACAAGCTAAGTGAAAAAAATTCTTTGCATGTTTCTTGGGTTTCATTATTCCTGGAACCGGACAAATCTATAACGGACAGTACATTAAGGGTTTAATTATGTACGGTCTAACTATTGTGATTGGATTACTGGTTGCCTATGCTTTTGGTGTAGGAAATATTGAGGGTAATGGAATCTTGGGATTAATTACTCTAGGTAATTCAGAATACTTTTGATCTAATGGAGACGCTCGCTACTTTGTTATTGAAGGAGCGCTTGGAGTATTATTTTTAAGTTTTGCCATTATATATATTATTGTTTCTGCTAGAGAATCATATTTAGTGGCTCGTGCAAAACAAAACGGAGCACGTGTTAAATCATGATTGGAAACTAAAAACTATTTCAAAGATGAGGGTTATCCAATCGCCACATCTATTCCAGCATTTCTATTAGTAATGTTTATTATTTTTGTACCAATCATTACAACTATTTTATTAGCTTTTACCAACTATGGCCCCAATAACGTATCAAACTTTGAGTGAGTTGGATGAGAACAATTTCAAATTGTTTTTAATGGTGATTGAACCAATACAATGGTTTCGGTTTTAGGATGAACTGCCATCTGAACAGTATTTAATGCCACAGCCGCATTCTTTCTAGCATTTATCTTAGCAAGTTTAGTAAATAACCAAAGAATAAAAGGAAAAATTTTATTTAGATTAGTTTATATTCTGCCGTGAGCGATTCCAGGATTCATTTCGATTTTGTTATTCAAAGTTATGTTTATGCCAGGAAGTATTTTAAGTAATATTTTTGGAAATGATGATTTCCAAACTAGTCCGCTATATGCAAAAATATCTTTACTAATGATTCAAACTTGAATGGGTTATTGTGTTAATTTTGTTTTAATTACCGGTATTTTACAATCGATTCCAAAAGATCTTTATGAGGCGGCAGAAATTGATGGAGCAAGCTCCTTGAAAAAAACTTGAAAGGTAACAATCCCATTGATTATCTTCCAAATGACTCCAATTTTAATTGGCCAATTTATTGGCGCCTTTAATAACTTTAGTATTATTTATCTGTATCTTGATGGGGGACCATACGATGTTAACTCGACTCTTTTTGGAGGAGCTGGAACAACTGACACAGTTGCATCGCTAATCTTCAAATTAATTCAAGGAGGAGAGGTTGCTAAAGCTTCGGTATTAAATATTGTAGTTTCAGGAGTTATTGTAGCCATCTCGGTTGGAGTGCTGCTGAAATCCAAATCAGTTAAAGGGGGAACCTCATAG